From the genome of Amycolatopsis sp. NBC_01488, one region includes:
- a CDS encoding TetR/AcrR family transcriptional regulator, producing the protein MSRVKEFDVDEACDAALALFRRQGYEATSVSDLVTHLGVAKASLYATFGTKHDFYVTALKRYAERTDTRVMAELSKPGPGVAAVRRLLEGYVADILGEDGPVGCFVVNAAIELLPRDPAVARIVERSWDTLEVALTMALERARTQDELPGGSDPATLARFLLTVLQGLRVLGKGTDAAGRLNAAVSQAMRVLIQD; encoded by the coding sequence ATGTCCCGGGTCAAGGAGTTCGACGTCGACGAAGCCTGCGACGCCGCGCTCGCGCTGTTCCGGCGCCAGGGCTACGAGGCGACGTCGGTCAGCGACCTCGTCACGCACCTCGGCGTCGCGAAGGCGAGCCTGTACGCCACCTTCGGCACGAAGCACGACTTCTACGTCACGGCGTTGAAGCGCTACGCCGAGCGGACCGACACCCGGGTCATGGCCGAGCTGTCGAAGCCGGGACCGGGCGTGGCCGCAGTGCGGCGGCTCCTCGAGGGGTACGTCGCGGACATCCTCGGCGAAGACGGGCCCGTCGGCTGCTTCGTCGTCAACGCGGCGATCGAGCTGCTTCCCCGCGACCCGGCGGTCGCCCGGATCGTCGAGCGCAGCTGGGACACCCTCGAAGTCGCCCTGACCATGGCGCTCGAACGCGCCAGGACCCAGGACGAACTTCCCGGCGGCAGCGACCCGGCGACGCTCGCCCGGTTCCTGCTCACCGTGCTCCAGGGACTGCGCGTCCTGGGCAAGGGCACCGACGCGGCCGGCCGGCTGAACGCGGCCGTCTCGCAGGCCATGCGCGTACTCATTCAAGACTGA
- a CDS encoding glucose 1-dehydrogenase, producing MGARFASKVVLVTGGGSGIGRATARAFAAEGATVVVAGRDERRLASAVEEIGGDASAVTVDVTDSADVARMVETIVSRHGGLDVAFNNAGILGSPGPVADLDEDDFAAVLATNVTGTWLCLKHEIAHMRAHGGGAIVTMASNIGAHGRLPNMAAYAASKAAVSALTRTAARDHIADGVRINAVSPGATATDMSLRPGETDAERATRLKDAIPLGRVGATAEVAAAVLWLASDEAAFTVGHDLVVDGGATA from the coding sequence ATGGGGGCACGGTTCGCGAGCAAGGTCGTCCTGGTGACGGGCGGCGGCTCGGGCATCGGGCGGGCGACGGCGCGGGCGTTCGCGGCGGAGGGCGCGACGGTCGTCGTCGCGGGCCGGGACGAGCGGCGGCTCGCGTCCGCGGTCGAGGAGATCGGCGGCGACGCGAGCGCGGTGACCGTCGACGTGACCGACTCGGCGGACGTGGCGCGGATGGTCGAGACGATCGTCTCGCGGCACGGCGGGTTGGACGTCGCGTTCAACAACGCGGGCATCCTCGGATCGCCGGGCCCGGTCGCGGACCTCGACGAGGACGACTTCGCCGCGGTGCTGGCCACGAACGTGACCGGCACCTGGCTCTGCCTGAAGCACGAGATCGCGCACATGCGGGCCCACGGCGGCGGCGCGATCGTCACCATGGCGTCGAACATCGGCGCGCACGGCAGGCTGCCGAACATGGCGGCCTACGCGGCGTCGAAAGCCGCGGTGAGCGCGTTGACCCGCACGGCGGCGCGCGACCACATCGCCGACGGCGTCCGCATCAACGCGGTCAGCCCGGGGGCGACCGCCACGGACATGTCGCTGCGTCCCGGCGAGACGGACGCGGAGCGTGCCACGCGCCTGAAGGACGCGATCCCGCTGGGCCGGGTGGGCGCCACCGCCGAGGTGGCCGCCGCGGTGCTGTGGCTGGCTTCGGACGAAGCGGCCTTCACCGTGGGGCACGACCTGGTGGTCGACGGCGGCGCGACCGCCTGA
- a CDS encoding GGDEF domain-containing protein, with protein MDGARPAEPRVGRIRGALNPARWTLWRQRGSLISYCFLVEAVALVATAWTAAVVPVHEWDLVVFGVLAALGVLQAELGRQIERVRRLVSDTPHINLTSVWTFAGVLLLPPALVTALVAVLYLHLATRSLARMKRVPPFRTTLNATLVVVTCFSAELVLNRLGIPDMYAALTSGWRGVTAIALAAVAYFLVAAITILPALTITKRTVKAFFGGLGDNLLEVATLCLGLLTALTLATLPALAVAIVPPLLVLHRAVLIKQLEIAATTDEKTGLFNTTGWHLLASRELARAQRSTRSTFGVLMIDLDYFKLINDEHGHLAGDTVLRAVAATIKSAVRDYDSVGRFGGEEFVVLLPDIGPAAVLTVAERIRSAIESLRVEYEDGSRVRVIDALSASIGVATYPDGGTAVERLLQAADKALYRAKDAGRNQVVDGTATA; from the coding sequence ATGGACGGCGCCCGTCCGGCCGAACCCCGCGTGGGCCGGATCCGTGGGGCGCTGAATCCTGCTCGCTGGACCCTCTGGCGCCAGCGCGGGTCGCTGATCTCCTACTGCTTCCTCGTCGAGGCCGTGGCGCTCGTGGCCACCGCCTGGACCGCCGCCGTGGTGCCCGTGCACGAGTGGGACCTGGTCGTCTTCGGCGTCCTCGCCGCCCTCGGCGTGCTGCAGGCGGAACTCGGCCGGCAGATCGAGCGGGTCCGGCGGCTGGTGTCCGACACCCCGCACATCAACCTGACGTCGGTCTGGACGTTCGCCGGGGTGCTGCTCCTGCCGCCCGCGCTCGTCACCGCCCTGGTCGCCGTCCTCTACCTGCACCTGGCGACGCGCAGCCTCGCGCGGATGAAGCGCGTGCCGCCGTTCCGGACGACGCTGAACGCGACGCTGGTCGTCGTCACCTGCTTCTCGGCCGAGCTGGTGCTGAACCGTCTCGGCATCCCCGACATGTACGCGGCGCTGACGTCGGGCTGGCGCGGCGTCACCGCCATCGCGCTGGCCGCGGTCGCGTACTTCCTGGTCGCGGCGATCACGATCCTCCCGGCGCTGACGATCACGAAGCGCACGGTCAAGGCGTTCTTCGGCGGCCTCGGCGACAACCTCCTCGAGGTCGCGACGCTCTGCCTGGGCCTGCTCACGGCGTTGACGCTGGCGACGCTGCCCGCGCTCGCCGTCGCGATCGTGCCGCCGCTGCTGGTGCTGCACCGGGCGGTGCTGATCAAGCAGCTGGAGATCGCCGCGACGACCGACGAGAAGACGGGTCTGTTCAACACGACCGGATGGCACTTGCTCGCTTCACGCGAACTGGCGCGTGCCCAGCGCAGCACGCGCAGCACGTTCGGCGTGCTGATGATCGACCTGGACTACTTCAAGCTGATCAACGACGAACACGGTCACCTGGCGGGCGACACCGTGCTGCGCGCGGTCGCGGCGACGATCAAGAGCGCGGTGCGCGACTACGACTCGGTCGGCCGGTTCGGCGGCGAGGAGTTCGTCGTCCTGCTGCCGGACATCGGCCCGGCCGCGGTGCTCACGGTCGCCGAGCGCATCCGGTCGGCGATCGAGAGCCTGCGGGTCGAGTACGAGGACGGCAGCCGCGTCCGCGTCATCGACGCGCTGTCCGCCTCGATCGGCGTGGCGACCTACCCGGACGGCGGCACGGCCGTCGAACGGCTTCTGCAGGCCGCGGACAAGGCCCTCTACCGAGCCAAGGACGCAGGCCGCAACCAGGTCGTCGACGGCACCGCGACCGCCTGA
- a CDS encoding TetR/AcrR family transcriptional regulator has translation MRARTFTESGRRAQIVRAAIEVIAEAGYAKASFSRIAKQAGLSSTGMISYHFAGKDDLLEAVVTEIEVVTGAFMQPRIDAAVGHVAQLRAYVESNVDLVGEYPAEVRALIDLVKNAGSQSAAVNGRLALFEEHFRTGQAAGAFGSFDTRTAALSFTAGLDAVVATAAAAVPEPAELARIGRELADLYVRATAPESTGGST, from the coding sequence ATGCGAGCAAGAACGTTCACGGAGTCCGGTCGCCGGGCCCAGATCGTGCGGGCGGCGATCGAGGTGATCGCCGAGGCCGGCTACGCCAAGGCGTCGTTCAGCCGGATCGCGAAGCAGGCGGGCCTGTCCAGCACCGGCATGATCAGCTACCACTTCGCCGGCAAGGACGACCTGCTCGAAGCGGTCGTCACGGAGATCGAAGTGGTCACCGGGGCGTTCATGCAGCCGCGCATCGACGCCGCCGTCGGGCACGTCGCGCAGCTGCGGGCCTACGTCGAATCGAACGTCGACCTCGTCGGCGAGTACCCGGCCGAGGTCCGGGCGCTCATCGACCTGGTGAAGAACGCCGGCTCGCAGAGCGCCGCCGTCAACGGGCGGCTCGCGCTGTTCGAAGAGCACTTCCGCACCGGTCAGGCGGCCGGCGCCTTCGGCTCCTTCGACACCCGGACCGCGGCGCTGTCCTTCACCGCGGGGCTCGACGCCGTCGTCGCCACCGCGGCGGCGGCCGTGCCCGAACCCGCCGAGCTCGCGCGCATCGGCCGTGAGCTCGCCGACCTGTACGTGCGGGCGACCGCACCGGAATCCACTGGGGGATCCACATGA
- a CDS encoding VC0807 family protein: MMIEEKTVPDAGLRRVIRANVRTVVFEVLVPMALFYGLRAAGVSQWWALMAGVLVAAPYVVWTIVRNRKVDLVALVTLSVMVLSVVLGLLSDDPRTLVIREGWTAALGGVFGAWMLVSVFVGRPAQLTLGRTIAEVKRGAEGADAWAGRWDTDARFRRGLRINTAAWGAVLLAGAVLHIVLVYTLPIDLIALVTNVTWFGALALLIAWHVWYLKKENLDA; encoded by the coding sequence ATGATGATCGAAGAGAAGACCGTGCCCGACGCCGGCCTGCGCCGGGTGATCCGCGCGAACGTGCGGACCGTGGTGTTCGAAGTGCTCGTGCCGATGGCGCTGTTCTACGGCCTGCGTGCCGCGGGCGTGAGCCAGTGGTGGGCGCTGATGGCCGGCGTCCTGGTGGCCGCGCCGTACGTGGTGTGGACGATCGTGCGCAACCGCAAGGTCGACCTCGTCGCCCTGGTCACGCTGAGCGTCATGGTCCTGTCGGTGGTGCTGGGGCTGCTTTCGGACGACCCGCGCACGCTGGTGATCCGCGAAGGCTGGACAGCGGCGCTGGGCGGCGTGTTCGGCGCGTGGATGCTGGTCTCGGTGTTCGTCGGCCGGCCGGCGCAGCTGACGCTGGGCCGCACGATCGCCGAGGTCAAGCGCGGCGCCGAGGGGGCGGACGCGTGGGCAGGCCGCTGGGACACCGACGCGCGGTTCCGGCGCGGCCTGCGGATCAACACAGCCGCCTGGGGTGCGGTGCTGCTGGCCGGCGCGGTGCTGCACATCGTGCTCGTCTACACGCTGCCGATCGACCTCATCGCGCTGGTCACCAACGTGACGTGGTTCGGCGCGCTGGCCCTCCTGATCGCCTGGCACGTCTGGTACCTCAAGAAGGAGAACCTCGATGCCTGA
- a CDS encoding FAD-dependent oxidoreductase, translated as MPDVLVAGAGPTGLLTAFELERAGLDVLVLERDSRPTTQSKALGLQPRSVEVLADRGLLAAIEPHVQAKLPAGHFSGVPIDYTDLPTCFPYQLGVEQAHVAAAIEARLRTPVLRDAAVTAVAQDADGVTVTAGGREHRAGWLVAADGGHSTVRTLLGVEFPGSAARISLVVADLTLSAKPAGVADAWSLPAGASGYLVPLSGGRHRTIVFGEEQQRLGRDEPVTADELQRALTAAHGPDIEVGEVLWASRFGDAARQLERYRHGRVLFAGDAAHVHLPVGGQGLNLGLQDAVNLGWKLAATIRGTAPEGLLDSYHDERHPVAARVLVSTRAQAVLGVPDPDAAAVREIVTGLLAVPEARRAVASELSGIGVAYPGTTGRATDVPASADGRAVLVGATVPAGWAGRVEGREGAAPRLVRPDGYVAWDGGPGLDEALRRWLGAPA; from the coding sequence ATGCCTGACGTCCTGGTCGCGGGCGCCGGCCCCACCGGGCTGCTCACCGCGTTCGAGCTGGAGCGCGCCGGGCTGGACGTGCTGGTCCTGGAGCGTGACTCCCGGCCCACCACGCAGTCGAAGGCCCTCGGCCTGCAGCCCCGGTCGGTCGAGGTGCTGGCCGACCGCGGCCTGCTCGCCGCGATCGAGCCGCACGTCCAGGCGAAGCTGCCCGCCGGGCACTTCTCCGGCGTCCCGATCGACTACACGGACCTGCCGACGTGCTTCCCGTACCAGCTCGGCGTGGAACAGGCGCACGTCGCGGCGGCGATCGAGGCGCGGCTGCGCACGCCGGTGCTGCGCGACGCGGCCGTCACCGCGGTGGCCCAGGACGCCGACGGCGTCACGGTCACCGCGGGCGGACGCGAGCACCGGGCCGGGTGGCTCGTCGCCGCCGACGGCGGGCACAGCACGGTGCGCACGCTGCTGGGCGTGGAATTCCCCGGCAGCGCGGCACGGATCTCGCTGGTCGTCGCCGACCTCACGCTGTCGGCCAAGCCCGCCGGCGTGGCGGACGCCTGGTCGTTGCCGGCCGGCGCTTCGGGCTACCTGGTCCCGCTGTCCGGTGGTCGCCACCGCACGATCGTGTTCGGCGAGGAGCAGCAGCGGCTCGGCCGCGACGAGCCGGTCACGGCCGACGAGCTGCAGCGGGCCCTGACCGCCGCGCACGGGCCGGACATCGAGGTGGGCGAGGTGCTGTGGGCGTCGCGCTTCGGCGACGCGGCCCGGCAGCTGGAGCGCTACCGCCACGGCCGGGTGCTGTTCGCCGGCGACGCGGCGCACGTCCACCTCCCGGTCGGCGGGCAGGGGCTCAACCTGGGCCTGCAGGACGCGGTCAACCTCGGCTGGAAGCTGGCCGCGACGATCCGCGGCACCGCACCGGAGGGCCTGCTCGACAGCTACCACGACGAGCGGCACCCGGTCGCCGCCCGCGTGCTGGTCAGCACCCGCGCGCAGGCGGTGCTCGGCGTGCCCGACCCGGACGCGGCGGCCGTCCGGGAGATCGTCACGGGGCTGCTGGCCGTCCCCGAGGCCCGACGCGCCGTCGCTTCGGAGCTGTCGGGCATCGGAGTGGCCTACCCCGGGACCACCGGGCGCGCCACCGACGTCCCGGCTTCGGCGGACGGCCGCGCTGTGCTGGTCGGCGCGACCGTGCCGGCGGGCTGGGCCGGGCGGGTCGAGGGCCGCGAGGGGGCGGCACCTCGGCTCGTCCGGCCCGACGGGTACGTCGCGTGGGACGGCGGACCGGGCCTGGACGAAGCGCTCCGCCGGTGGCTCGGAGCGCCTGCCTAG
- a CDS encoding [protein-PII] uridylyltransferase, with amino-acid sequence MADGGELVKATERLLEGRHGRLGASALRAALVDLYEFWLGRGASAAGVDTAEPGVALVAVGGLGRRELVPFSDLDLLLVHNGTSGVAEIADALWYPLWDAKVGLDHSVRTPGEALKVASEDLRVAMGLLDARHLAGDAELSGRLVSAARDQWRRTARKQIPDMTASVRQRWARSGEIAQSAEPDLKHGRGGLRDFAVLEALAAAQLTARPGEELLEAKGLLLDVRTELRREIRRERDILSAPEAELVAAELGFGDRFTLARKLSGAGRTIAYALDVALRSTVEPPKPRFGRRPARTPLTEGVVLHGNEVALARDAVPAKDPALLLRVAAASARTGKPIALGTLKALAESAPELRAPWPPDALNALIELLGAGEGLVDAVESLDRTGLWARLFPEWGAVRDLPPRSPVHQWTVDRHLVRTCVEAAKLTTTVSRPDLLLVGALLHDIGKGRDVDHSELGAKISAQVATRLGLSPADAATVSAMVRHHLLLPHTATRRDISEPETVSRVVKTLDGDIVLVQLLHALTQADSLATGPGVWTDWKARLLAELVTGCEEVLHGKGFTAPEPMDDDQRELVAQAVASGTGEIRISAHGKVVTVLLAVPARAELLAPAAGVLALNSMEVHSAVLRGHDGGRAGVFTASPKFGSLPDATLLREQFARAVAGTLPLTQRLAAKERDYGSPAPVAPKVLWFDDETSGPDTVVLELRAADRIGLLFRVAGALRRCDAEVSWAKVSTLGGAVVDSFAVTPRSGRIEPGWRREVEQAILAAAS; translated from the coding sequence ATGGCCGACGGGGGCGAACTGGTCAAGGCCACCGAGCGTTTGCTCGAGGGCAGGCACGGGAGGCTGGGGGCGTCCGCACTGCGGGCGGCCCTGGTCGACCTCTACGAGTTCTGGCTGGGCAGGGGAGCCTCGGCGGCCGGCGTCGACACCGCGGAACCGGGTGTCGCGCTGGTCGCCGTGGGCGGGCTCGGCCGCCGGGAGCTGGTGCCGTTCTCCGATCTCGACCTGCTGCTGGTGCACAACGGCACCAGCGGCGTCGCCGAGATCGCGGACGCGCTCTGGTATCCCTTGTGGGACGCGAAAGTCGGGCTGGACCACTCGGTCCGTACGCCCGGCGAAGCGCTGAAGGTCGCTTCGGAGGACCTTCGCGTGGCCATGGGCCTGCTCGACGCCCGGCACCTCGCCGGGGACGCCGAGCTGAGCGGACGGCTGGTTTCCGCGGCGCGTGACCAGTGGCGCCGCACCGCGCGCAAGCAGATCCCGGACATGACGGCGTCGGTCCGGCAGCGCTGGGCTCGCAGCGGCGAGATCGCGCAGTCCGCCGAGCCCGATCTCAAGCACGGGCGGGGCGGGCTGCGGGACTTCGCCGTCCTGGAAGCACTGGCCGCGGCGCAGCTCACCGCACGGCCCGGCGAGGAGCTCCTGGAAGCGAAGGGACTCCTGCTCGACGTCCGCACCGAGCTGCGGCGGGAGATCCGGCGCGAGCGGGACATCCTGTCCGCTCCGGAGGCCGAGCTGGTGGCCGCCGAACTCGGCTTCGGCGACCGGTTCACCTTGGCCCGCAAGCTTTCCGGGGCGGGCCGCACGATCGCGTACGCGCTGGACGTCGCCCTCCGGTCCACTGTGGAGCCGCCGAAGCCGCGGTTCGGACGGCGTCCGGCGCGGACTCCGCTCACCGAAGGCGTGGTGCTGCACGGGAACGAGGTCGCGCTCGCCCGTGACGCCGTTCCGGCCAAGGACCCGGCGCTGCTGCTGCGGGTCGCCGCCGCGTCGGCGCGCACGGGCAAGCCCATCGCGCTCGGCACGCTCAAGGCGCTGGCGGAATCGGCCCCCGAGCTGCGGGCGCCGTGGCCGCCCGACGCGTTGAACGCCCTGATCGAGCTGCTGGGCGCGGGGGAGGGCCTGGTCGACGCGGTCGAGTCGCTCGACCGGACCGGCCTGTGGGCCCGGCTGTTCCCCGAGTGGGGGGCGGTCCGCGACCTGCCGCCGCGCTCGCCGGTGCACCAGTGGACCGTCGACCGGCACCTCGTGCGCACCTGCGTCGAGGCGGCCAAGCTGACCACGACGGTGTCGCGGCCGGACTTGCTGCTGGTCGGCGCGCTGCTGCACGACATCGGCAAGGGCCGCGACGTCGACCACTCGGAGCTGGGCGCCAAGATCTCCGCCCAGGTCGCGACCCGGCTCGGGCTGAGCCCGGCGGACGCGGCGACGGTGTCGGCGATGGTCCGCCACCACCTCCTGCTCCCGCACACCGCGACGCGCCGCGACATCAGCGAGCCGGAGACGGTTTCGCGGGTGGTCAAGACGCTGGATGGCGACATCGTCCTCGTCCAGCTGCTGCACGCGCTCACGCAGGCCGACTCGCTGGCCACCGGCCCCGGCGTCTGGACGGACTGGAAGGCCCGGCTGCTGGCCGAGCTCGTCACCGGGTGCGAAGAAGTGTTGCACGGCAAGGGGTTCACCGCGCCCGAGCCGATGGACGACGACCAGCGCGAGCTCGTCGCCCAGGCCGTGGCTTCGGGCACCGGTGAGATCCGGATCAGCGCGCACGGCAAGGTCGTCACGGTGCTGCTGGCCGTCCCGGCCCGCGCGGAGCTGCTGGCGCCGGCCGCGGGAGTGCTGGCGCTGAACTCGATGGAAGTGCACTCGGCGGTGCTGCGCGGCCACGACGGCGGGCGCGCCGGCGTGTTCACGGCGTCCCCGAAGTTCGGCTCCCTGCCGGACGCGACGCTGCTGCGCGAGCAGTTCGCCCGCGCGGTCGCGGGCACCCTGCCGCTCACCCAGCGCCTGGCGGCGAAGGAACGCGACTACGGCTCGCCGGCCCCCGTCGCGCCGAAGGTCCTCTGGTTCGACGACGAGACGAGCGGCCCCGACACGGTGGTCCTCGAACTGCGTGCCGCCGACCGGATCGGCCTGCTGTTCCGCGTCGCGGGTGCGTTGCGCCGCTGTGACGCGGAGGTCAGCTGGGCGAAGGTTTCGACGCTCGGCGGCGCGGTGGTCGACTCGTTCGCGGTGACACCCCGCAGCGGCCGCATCGAACCGGGCTGGCGGCGCGAGGTGGAGCAGGCGATCCTGGCCGCGGCTTCGTAG
- a CDS encoding P-II family nitrogen regulator, whose translation MKLITAIVKPFTLDDVRSALEQLGVLGMTVSEVQGYGRQKGHTEVYRGAEYSVDFVAKLKIEVVTDDTNVEKVLDAVTTAAHTGKIGDGKVWVTPVETVIRVRTGERGTDAL comes from the coding sequence ATGAAGCTCATCACGGCGATTGTGAAGCCGTTCACGCTGGACGACGTCCGCTCCGCGCTGGAGCAGCTGGGCGTGCTGGGCATGACGGTCAGCGAGGTCCAGGGCTACGGCCGGCAGAAGGGTCACACCGAGGTCTACCGCGGCGCGGAGTACTCGGTGGACTTCGTGGCCAAGCTGAAGATCGAGGTCGTCACCGACGACACCAACGTGGAGAAGGTGCTCGACGCCGTCACCACGGCCGCGCACACCGGCAAGATCGGCGACGGCAAGGTGTGGGTGACCCCGGTCGAGACGGTGATCCGGGTACGGACCGGCGAGCGCGGCACGGACGCGCTATAG
- a CDS encoding ammonium transporter produces the protein MLNAGDTAWVLASAALVMLMTPGLAFFYGGMVRAKSVLNMLMMNFIALAVVGVLWALYGFSMSFGDDAFGGFVGNFHFAGLENTFGKLAGFAVAATDSAPAVAWPGTDALPVLAFVMFQLMFAIITPALISGAIADRAKFWGWTLFVVIWVTVVYFPVAHWVFSFNGFVGPNAVGGWIANNLKALDFAGGTAVHINAGAAGLALAIVLGKRKGWPKDTGRPHNVPFVLLGASLLWFGWYGFNAGSALAASDLAAVAFTNTTVATAAAVLGWLIVEQLKFGKPTTLGAASGAVAGLVAITPACGFVSPLGAIAIGLVAGVLCALAISLKFKFGFDDSLDVVGVHLVGGIVGTLLIGFFGTTSVNALGADGLFYGGGFTQLGRQAAAAGAVLAYSFVLSFIIGFAIKKAGGFRVSTEDEVTGIDEAQHAESAYDFTGLSGGGAPSTLPVKTAPAAKLEESKA, from the coding sequence GTGCTGAACGCAGGAGACACCGCATGGGTACTGGCCAGCGCCGCGCTGGTCATGCTCATGACCCCAGGATTGGCGTTCTTCTACGGCGGCATGGTCCGCGCGAAGAGCGTCTTGAACATGCTGATGATGAACTTCATCGCGCTGGCCGTGGTGGGGGTGCTCTGGGCCCTGTACGGCTTCTCGATGTCGTTCGGCGACGACGCCTTCGGCGGCTTCGTCGGTAACTTCCACTTCGCCGGCTTGGAGAACACCTTCGGGAAGCTCGCCGGCTTCGCGGTCGCCGCCACCGACTCGGCACCCGCCGTCGCGTGGCCCGGCACCGACGCGCTGCCGGTGCTCGCGTTCGTCATGTTCCAGCTGATGTTCGCCATCATCACCCCCGCGCTGATCTCCGGCGCCATCGCCGACCGCGCGAAGTTCTGGGGCTGGACGCTGTTCGTCGTCATCTGGGTGACGGTCGTCTACTTCCCGGTCGCGCACTGGGTGTTCTCGTTCAACGGCTTCGTCGGCCCGAACGCCGTCGGCGGCTGGATCGCCAACAACCTCAAGGCACTCGACTTCGCCGGTGGTACCGCGGTCCACATCAACGCCGGTGCCGCGGGTCTCGCACTGGCGATCGTGCTCGGCAAGCGCAAGGGCTGGCCGAAGGACACCGGCCGCCCGCACAACGTGCCGTTCGTCCTGCTCGGCGCGAGCCTGCTGTGGTTCGGCTGGTACGGCTTCAACGCCGGTTCGGCGCTGGCCGCCAGCGACCTCGCCGCCGTCGCGTTCACCAACACCACCGTCGCCACCGCGGCCGCCGTCCTCGGCTGGCTGATCGTGGAGCAGCTGAAGTTCGGCAAGCCGACCACCCTCGGCGCAGCTTCCGGCGCGGTCGCCGGCCTGGTCGCCATCACCCCGGCGTGTGGTTTCGTGAGCCCGCTGGGGGCCATCGCGATCGGCCTGGTCGCCGGTGTCCTCTGCGCGCTGGCCATCTCGCTCAAGTTCAAGTTCGGCTTCGACGACTCGCTCGACGTCGTGGGCGTCCACCTGGTCGGCGGCATCGTCGGCACCCTGCTGATCGGCTTCTTCGGCACCACGAGCGTCAACGCGCTCGGCGCCGACGGCCTGTTCTACGGCGGTGGGTTCACCCAGCTGGGTCGTCAGGCGGCGGCCGCCGGTGCGGTGCTCGCGTACTCCTTCGTCCTGTCCTTCATCATCGGCTTCGCCATCAAGAAGGCGGGCGGCTTCCGCGTCAGCACCGAGGACGAGGTCACCGGCATCGACGAGGCCCAGCACGCGGAGAGCGCGTACGACTTCACCGGGTTGTCCGGCGGTGGCGCTCCGTCCACCCTTCCGGTCAAGACCGCCCCGGCCGCGAAACTCGAGGAGAGCAAGGCATGA
- a CDS encoding putative RNA methyltransferase — MTASDHGNDPLPPRVVEALRCSVCAEPLQAVDRTLCCATGHSFDLARQGYVNLLHARIPAGTADTAPMVAARADFLASGAYRPLADELARVCADADGLVIDAGAGTGYYLARVLDASAAFGLALDVSAVALRRAARAHPRLGAAVWNLWEPWPVADEVASVVLNVFAPRNGPEFHRVLRPGGLLTVASPAPDHLGELGDLVLSVDDRKEERLDGTLGEYFARTGRTEVRRTVELTPGQIRQAVEMGPTAFHLDRGDRRARLDALTEAQPVTVSFTVSTYRRL; from the coding sequence ATGACCGCGAGCGACCACGGAAATGACCCACTGCCACCCCGGGTCGTGGAAGCGTTGCGCTGTTCGGTGTGCGCCGAGCCACTGCAGGCGGTCGATCGCACGCTGTGTTGCGCAACGGGCCACTCGTTCGATCTAGCCCGCCAGGGTTACGTGAACCTGTTGCACGCGCGAATCCCGGCCGGGACGGCGGACACGGCGCCGATGGTCGCGGCCCGAGCGGACTTCCTGGCGTCCGGCGCGTACCGGCCGCTGGCGGACGAACTGGCCCGCGTGTGCGCGGACGCCGACGGCCTCGTGATCGACGCGGGCGCCGGCACGGGCTACTACCTGGCCCGGGTCCTGGACGCGTCGGCGGCTTTCGGCCTCGCGCTGGACGTCTCCGCGGTGGCCTTGCGACGCGCGGCCCGCGCCCACCCACGCTTGGGGGCGGCGGTGTGGAACCTGTGGGAGCCGTGGCCGGTGGCCGACGAGGTGGCATCGGTGGTGCTGAACGTCTTCGCGCCGCGCAACGGGCCGGAGTTCCACCGGGTGCTGCGGCCGGGCGGCCTGCTGACGGTGGCGTCCCCGGCCCCGGACCACCTCGGTGAGCTGGGCGACCTGGTGCTGTCGGTCGACGACCGCAAGGAGGAGCGCCTGGACGGCACCCTCGGCGAGTACTTCGCCCGCACGGGCCGGACGGAGGTCCGCCGGACGGTGGAGCTGACGCCCGGGCAGATCCGCCAGGCGGTGGAGATGGGCCCGACGGCGTTCCACCTGGATCGAGGCGATCGCCGTGCGCGCCTGGACGCGCTGACGGAGGCTCAGCCGGTGACGGTCTCGTTCACGGTCTCCACCTACCGGCGGCTGTGA